The following proteins are encoded in a genomic region of Thioclava nitratireducens:
- a CDS encoding efflux RND transporter permease subunit, producing MTGIVDWAAARARMVIAFVAISILAGLTAYLSLPKEGEPDIEIPMLFISVPFPGISATDSEKLLVKPMETELAGLDGLDKMTGIAKENYAGLMLEFDFGWDKTKILADVRDAMNTAEAKFPDGAEKYSINEINFSEFPIVVVTLSGNAPERTLQKLARELQDEVEGLEPVLEAQIAGQRDEMLEVVIDPLKLEAYNVTAPELINVVQANNQLIAAGEVETDGGAFSVKIPATFETAQDVYALPVKKNGESVVTLGDLADIRLTFEDRTGTARFNGEPTVALQIVKRKGYNVIDTVDLLRKTVAEAESQWPEPLQRAVDVGISLDQSKTVGAMVSQLEGSVLTAIALVMIVVLATLGTRSALLVGFAIPTSFLLTFLLLGAMGVPISNIVMFGLILAVGMLVDGAIVVVEYADKRISEGSGPMAAYTEAAKRMFWPVVSSTATTLCAFLPMLFWPGVPGEFMGMLPVTIIFVLSASLVVALIYLPVVGGVAGRVSRRLDNGAAHLKGRPYWLRLLLALVSAALVFLGALLTLNPAFFTGTHTASGDLLASLPGVILFVLAAMLSSITFTAAKPQGKPKPIDAGYRRRPFGHFTAAIAGNPVMPLIVVAVIVAGVFMTFGYYGKNNNGTQFFTDSEVEQAIVYIRGRGNLSLTEKDALLQQAENMVIGTPGVGAVFSFAGEGGLNQNTGGAQTPRDTIGQIQIEMIPWEERKNDPSLDGDVVMEKIMAKIATIPGIQSEYLAQDRGPSSGKPIQLRLEGNDFAALDQAVRKVEAHMAQMKGVTDIEDTRPLPGIDWVIDVDVTRAGRFGADVATVGGMVQLVTRGILLDTMRVPSSDEEIEIRVRLPEEDRVLSTLDTLKLRTSEGLVPLANFITRTPQPKIGQIDRIDQTRFYDIKAGVQEGLTNEDGQPITSNERIAALGKWLETEAALPPGVSYEWSGDLVEQNESQDFLMTAFGGALALMFVILLAQFNSFYNSVLVLLAVILSTAGVLIGMLVMGQQFSIIMTGVGIVALAGIVVNNNIILIDTYQEFSRYMPEIEAIIRTAEARLRPVLLTTITTMAGLAPMMFGLSLDFFNGGYSIDSPTALWWKQLATAVVFGLGTATVLTLVLTPALLALRVWFKTGAYRSTRALSALMQGADSRAARDLALERAMRKMRGREIIWDDDAPEGGVKPHLVTRPDAAE from the coding sequence ATGACCGGCATCGTCGATTGGGCCGCGGCGCGCGCGCGGATGGTGATCGCCTTCGTGGCGATCTCGATCCTCGCGGGGCTGACCGCCTATCTGAGCCTGCCCAAGGAGGGCGAGCCGGATATCGAGATCCCGATGCTGTTCATCTCGGTCCCCTTCCCCGGCATCTCGGCCACCGATTCCGAGAAGCTGCTGGTCAAGCCGATGGAGACCGAACTGGCCGGGCTCGACGGTCTGGACAAGATGACCGGCATCGCGAAGGAGAATTACGCGGGGCTCATGCTCGAATTCGACTTCGGCTGGGACAAGACCAAAATCCTCGCCGATGTCCGCGACGCGATGAACACCGCCGAAGCGAAATTCCCCGACGGCGCGGAGAAATATTCGATCAACGAGATCAACTTCTCGGAATTTCCGATCGTCGTGGTGACGCTGTCGGGCAATGCGCCCGAGCGCACCCTGCAAAAGCTCGCCCGCGAGTTGCAGGACGAGGTCGAGGGGCTGGAGCCAGTGCTGGAAGCCCAGATCGCAGGCCAGCGCGACGAGATGCTGGAAGTGGTGATCGATCCGCTGAAGCTAGAGGCCTATAACGTCACAGCGCCCGAGTTGATCAATGTCGTCCAGGCCAACAACCAGCTGATCGCGGCGGGCGAGGTCGAGACCGATGGGGGCGCGTTTTCGGTGAAGATCCCTGCGACCTTCGAGACCGCGCAGGATGTCTACGCCCTGCCGGTGAAGAAGAACGGCGAAAGCGTCGTGACACTCGGCGATCTGGCCGATATCCGCCTGACATTCGAGGATCGCACCGGCACCGCGCGCTTCAACGGCGAGCCGACGGTGGCGCTGCAGATCGTCAAGCGCAAGGGCTACAACGTCATCGACACGGTGGACCTGCTGCGAAAGACCGTGGCCGAGGCGGAGAGCCAGTGGCCCGAGCCACTGCAACGCGCGGTCGATGTCGGCATCTCGCTCGATCAGTCGAAAACCGTGGGCGCAATGGTCAGCCAGCTCGAAGGCTCGGTGCTGACCGCGATCGCGCTGGTGATGATCGTGGTGCTTGCGACGCTGGGCACGCGCTCTGCGCTCTTGGTGGGCTTCGCGATCCCGACGTCGTTTTTGCTGACTTTCCTGCTGCTGGGCGCGATGGGCGTGCCGATCTCGAATATCGTGATGTTCGGCCTGATCCTCGCCGTGGGGATGCTGGTCGATGGTGCGATCGTGGTGGTGGAATATGCCGACAAGCGTATTTCCGAGGGCTCCGGCCCGATGGCCGCCTATACGGAAGCCGCGAAACGCATGTTCTGGCCGGTCGTCTCCTCCACCGCGACGACGCTCTGCGCCTTCCTGCCAATGCTGTTCTGGCCGGGCGTGCCAGGCGAGTTCATGGGCATGCTGCCGGTCACGATCATCTTCGTGCTCTCGGCGTCGCTGGTCGTGGCGCTGATCTATCTTCCTGTCGTGGGCGGCGTCGCGGGCCGCGTGAGCCGACGACTGGATAACGGGGCCGCGCACCTCAAAGGGCGCCCCTATTGGCTGCGCCTGCTTCTGGCCCTGGTCTCCGCCGCACTCGTGTTCCTCGGCGCGCTGCTGACGCTCAACCCGGCCTTCTTCACAGGCACGCATACCGCCTCGGGCGATCTGCTGGCCTCGCTGCCCGGCGTGATCCTCTTCGTGCTCGCGGCGATGCTCAGCTCGATCACCTTCACGGCGGCCAAGCCCCAAGGCAAACCGAAGCCCATCGATGCGGGGTATCGCCGCCGCCCCTTCGGGCATTTCACCGCCGCCATCGCAGGAAATCCGGTGATGCCGCTGATCGTGGTCGCGGTGATCGTGGCGGGCGTATTCATGACCTTCGGCTATTACGGCAAGAACAATAACGGCACCCAATTCTTCACCGATAGCGAGGTGGAACAGGCGATCGTCTATATCCGCGGTCGCGGCAACCTCTCGCTGACAGAGAAGGACGCGCTCCTTCAGCAAGCCGAGAACATGGTGATCGGCACGCCCGGCGTCGGCGCGGTCTTCTCCTTCGCGGGCGAAGGCGGGCTGAACCAGAACACCGGCGGCGCGCAGACCCCGCGCGATACGATCGGCCAGATACAGATCGAGATGATCCCCTGGGAAGAGCGCAAGAACGATCCTTCGCTCGATGGCGATGTGGTGATGGAGAAGATCATGGCAAAGATCGCCACCATCCCGGGGATCCAGTCCGAATATCTCGCGCAGGATCGCGGGCCGTCCTCGGGCAAGCCGATCCAGCTGCGGCTCGAGGGCAATGATTTCGCCGCGCTCGATCAAGCGGTGCGGAAGGTCGAGGCGCATATGGCGCAGATGAAAGGCGTGACCGACATCGAAGACACGCGCCCCCTGCCCGGTATCGACTGGGTGATCGACGTGGACGTCACTCGCGCGGGCCGCTTCGGCGCGGATGTGGCGACCGTCGGCGGCATGGTGCAGCTGGTCACGCGCGGCATCCTGCTCGACACGATGCGCGTACCATCGTCGGACGAAGAGATCGAGATTCGCGTGCGCCTGCCCGAGGAAGACCGGGTGCTGTCGACACTTGATACGCTGAAGCTGCGCACCTCCGAGGGGCTGGTACCGCTTGCGAATTTCATCACTCGCACGCCGCAGCCGAAGATCGGGCAGATCGATCGGATCGACCAGACCCGCTTCTACGACATCAAGGCCGGCGTTCAGGAAGGGCTCACCAACGAAGACGGGCAGCCGATCACAAGCAACGAGCGGATCGCGGCGCTTGGGAAGTGGCTCGAGACGGAGGCCGCGCTGCCGCCGGGCGTCAGCTACGAATGGTCAGGCGATCTGGTCGAGCAGAACGAGAGTCAGGATTTCCTGATGACCGCCTTCGGCGGCGCGCTGGCGCTGATGTTCGTGATCCTGCTCGCGCAGTTCAACAGCTTCTACAATTCGGTGCTGGTGTTGCTGGCGGTGATCCTGTCGACTGCGGGCGTGCTGATCGGGATGCTTGTGATGGGCCAGCAATTCTCGATCATCATGACCGGCGTGGGCATCGTCGCGCTGGCCGGGATCGTGGTGAACAACAACATCATCCTGATCGACACCTATCAGGAATTCTCGCGCTACATGCCCGAGATCGAGGCAATCATCCGCACCGCTGAGGCGCGTCTTCGGCCCGTGCTGCTGACCACGATCACCACGATGGCGGGGCTCGCGCCGATGATGTTCGGCCTGTCGCTCGACTTCTTCAATGGCGGCTATTCGATCGACAGCCCGACCGCGCTCTGGTGGAAGCAACTGGCGACGGCGGTGGTGTTCGGGCTCGGCACCGCGACGGTGCTAACGCTTGTGCTGACGCCCGCGCTGCTTGCGCTTCGCGTCTGGTTCAAGACCGGTGCCTACCGCTCGACCCGCGCGCTTTCGGCGCTGATGCAAGGGGCTGACAGCCGGGCTGCGCGCGATCTGGCGCTGGAACGCGCGATGCGCAAGATGCGTGGCCGCGAGATCATCTGGGATGACGATGCGCCCGAAGGCGGCGTGAAGCCGCATCTGGTGACACGGCCCGACGCGGCGGAGTGA
- a CDS encoding efflux RND transporter periplasmic adaptor subunit — translation MRPVPILNAILVLVALYLLVFERDRLMGYLGDAATPAEKAQQVEETGTPAVPVQAMVSTAQPLDQGVLTRGQTEAARRVEVRAETTGKVISEPLGKGAQVEKGQLLCKLDPGTRPAALAEAQARLTEARLNATAAERLKEGGYRSETATASAQSALEAATAAVEAAQTELARLEITAPFAGLIEEDTAELGSLLSAGGLCATVIQLDPIKLVGYVPETEIDRVQSGAMVGARLATGREVMGKVTFVSQSADAATRTFRIEAEAPNGDQSIREGQTVEMIVAADGTKAHFLPASAMTLNDQGKLGVRLAVDGVARFAPVDFLRDTPEGVWLAGLPESATVIVVGQDYVTEGSPVAVTLVDHAPGDAAKDTPDPMTPAPQTDGGAADATDGAAQ, via the coding sequence ATGCGTCCGGTCCCGATCCTCAACGCGATCCTCGTTCTTGTCGCGCTCTACCTTCTGGTGTTCGAGCGCGACCGCCTGATGGGCTATCTCGGCGATGCCGCGACGCCTGCCGAGAAAGCGCAGCAGGTAGAGGAGACCGGCACCCCCGCCGTGCCGGTGCAGGCGATGGTCTCGACCGCGCAGCCGCTCGACCAAGGCGTTCTGACGCGCGGGCAGACCGAGGCTGCGCGCCGCGTCGAAGTGCGCGCCGAGACGACGGGCAAGGTAATTTCCGAACCGCTGGGCAAAGGCGCGCAGGTCGAAAAGGGACAACTGCTGTGCAAGCTCGACCCCGGCACGCGCCCGGCCGCACTGGCCGAGGCGCAGGCACGGCTGACCGAGGCCCGGCTGAACGCCACCGCCGCCGAGAGGCTGAAGGAAGGCGGCTACCGCTCTGAAACCGCAACCGCTTCCGCGCAATCGGCGCTCGAAGCGGCTACCGCCGCCGTCGAGGCCGCGCAGACCGAATTGGCGCGGCTCGAAATCACGGCGCCCTTCGCCGGGCTGATCGAGGAAGATACCGCTGAACTCGGCTCGCTACTCTCGGCGGGCGGGCTTTGCGCCACCGTGATCCAGCTCGATCCGATCAAGCTGGTGGGCTACGTCCCTGAAACCGAGATCGACCGTGTGCAGTCCGGCGCGATGGTCGGCGCACGGCTTGCGACCGGGCGCGAGGTGATGGGCAAGGTCACCTTTGTCTCGCAATCGGCGGATGCCGCCACGCGCACCTTCCGGATCGAAGCCGAGGCGCCCAATGGCGACCAATCGATCCGCGAGGGCCAGACGGTCGAGATGATCGTCGCCGCCGACGGGACCAAGGCTCATTTCCTGCCCGCCTCCGCGATGACGCTGAACGATCAGGGCAAGCTGGGCGTGCGGCTGGCGGTGGACGGCGTGGCCCGTTTCGCCCCGGTAGACTTCCTGCGCGACACGCCCGAGGGCGTCTGGCTGGCTGGCCTGCCGGAAAGCGCCACGGTGATCGTGGTCGGGCAGGACTACGTCACCGAGGGCTCGCCCGTGGCCGTGACCCTCGTCGATCACGCGCCGGGCGATGCGGCCAAAGACACGCCCGACCCCATGACGCCCGCGCCGCAAACCGATGGCGGTGCCGCAGACGCCACCGACGGGGCCGCGCAATGA
- a CDS encoding PQQ-binding-like beta-propeller repeat protein, whose amino-acid sequence MKLSKTICVLSVAAFVAGCTKETILPGERLSPRDALRAEEGLPLADAPAQQSLPISLPRQVSNAEWPQRAGSATHSLFNAAIGNGTTPVWSADIGAGNARRYRITADPIVGGGKIYTLDSQARVTATATNGGRVWQADITPPGDREGDASGGGIAYANGTVYVTSDFAELVAIDAATGGIKWRQYFDAGIGGAPTVKNGVVYVVARDSSAWAIRASDGKEIWQVPGAPSASGMTGVSSPAVTDRMVIFPFSSGFLSGVLPQSGMQMWNSKVPGARPGVGYANIVDLTGDPVVVGDTVYAGSSAGKLAAFDVNSGDRIWTATEGANSPVQVAGGSIFLVSDQGKIVRLDAKTGDQIWSKDLPYYTKDKPKRQRDIVASYGPVLAGNKLFVASSDGVLRVFSPIDGSLIGQAKIPGGAATDPVVAGRTLYVVGGDGKLHAFQ is encoded by the coding sequence GTGAAGCTGAGCAAGACGATCTGCGTGCTGAGTGTGGCGGCTTTCGTGGCAGGCTGTACCAAGGAAACCATCCTCCCCGGCGAGCGTCTCTCGCCCCGCGACGCGCTGCGCGCCGAAGAAGGGCTGCCGCTGGCTGATGCGCCCGCCCAGCAGTCGCTGCCGATCTCGCTTCCACGTCAGGTGAGCAATGCAGAATGGCCGCAACGTGCGGGTTCCGCGACCCATAGCCTGTTCAACGCGGCGATCGGAAACGGCACGACGCCGGTCTGGTCCGCCGATATTGGTGCGGGCAATGCGCGCCGCTACCGCATCACCGCCGATCCGATCGTGGGCGGTGGCAAGATTTACACCCTAGACAGCCAGGCCCGCGTCACCGCAACCGCGACGAATGGCGGGCGCGTCTGGCAGGCCGACATCACGCCGCCCGGCGACCGCGAGGGCGACGCCTCGGGCGGCGGGATCGCCTATGCCAACGGCACGGTCTACGTGACGTCCGATTTCGCCGAGCTCGTCGCGATCGACGCGGCCACCGGCGGCATCAAGTGGCGGCAATATTTCGACGCAGGCATCGGCGGTGCGCCGACCGTGAAGAATGGCGTGGTCTACGTGGTCGCCCGCGACTCCTCGGCCTGGGCGATCCGCGCCAGCGACGGCAAGGAAATCTGGCAGGTGCCGGGTGCGCCGTCCGCTTCGGGCATGACCGGCGTCTCCTCGCCCGCGGTGACCGACCGCATGGTGATCTTCCCGTTCTCCTCGGGCTTCCTGAGCGGCGTTCTGCCGCAAAGCGGGATGCAGATGTGGAACTCCAAAGTGCCGGGCGCACGTCCGGGCGTGGGCTATGCCAATATCGTCGATCTGACGGGCGATCCGGTTGTGGTGGGCGATACCGTCTACGCGGGCTCCTCGGCGGGCAAGCTGGCGGCCTTCGACGTGAATTCCGGCGATCGTATCTGGACCGCGACCGAAGGGGCCAACAGCCCCGTGCAGGTTGCGGGCGGCTCGATCTTCCTCGTTTCGGATCAGGGCAAGATCGTGCGGCTTGATGCCAAGACCGGCGATCAGATCTGGTCGAAGGATCTGCCGTACTACACCAAGGACAAGCCGAAGCGTCAGCGCGACATCGTCGCGAGCTACGGGCCCGTTCTTGCCGGCAACAAGCTGTTCGTCGCGTCTTCCGACGGCGTTCTGCGCGTGTTCAGCCCGATCGACGGCAGCCTCATCGGCCAGGCGAAGATCCCGGGCGGGGCTGCGACCGATCCGGTCGTGGCGGGACGCACCCTCTACGTCGTCGGCGGCGATGGGAAACTGCACGCTTTTCAGTGA
- the der gene encoding ribosome biogenesis GTPase Der gives MSFTLAIVGRPNVGKSTLFNRLVGKRLALVDNMPGVTRDLREGDARLGDLRFIVIDSAGLELAEDDSLQGRMRRLTERAVEEADICLFMVDARVGVTPADEIFADILRKKNANVILAANKAEGAAGDAGAMEAWSLGLGEPLRISAEHGEGLDDLYTALVPLADEFAERNAANAPVTDVVIDEELEEGDIPAYQPPSATKPLQLAVIGRPNAGKSTLINKILNEDRLLTGPEAGITRDAISVTADFMGTPMRIWDTAGMRKKARVTDKVEKLSVADGLRAVRFAEVVVVLLDVNIPFETQDLRIADFAETEGRAVVVAANKWDLEEDKPEKLKELREAFERLLPQLKGAPLVTVSAKTGKGLDRLHNAILKAHEVWNRRVPTAKLNNWLTAMTEAHPPPAPGGRRIKLRYITQAKTRPPGFVVKSTHTDKIPESYERYLINGLRESFDMPGTPIRLYMRDQGKTNPYKDRKKSIPSRLKKHVDAKKRSAHKESARKAREAKKGE, from the coding sequence ATGAGCTTTACCCTGGCCATCGTGGGCCGCCCGAATGTCGGAAAATCGACGCTGTTCAACCGGCTTGTCGGCAAGCGACTCGCGCTTGTCGACAACATGCCCGGCGTCACGCGTGACCTTCGCGAGGGCGATGCGCGTCTGGGAGATTTGCGTTTCATCGTGATCGACTCGGCCGGTCTGGAACTGGCCGAAGACGACAGCCTTCAAGGCCGTATGCGGCGCCTGACTGAACGCGCCGTCGAAGAGGCCGATATCTGCCTGTTCATGGTCGACGCGCGCGTGGGCGTGACGCCGGCCGACGAGATTTTCGCCGATATCCTGCGCAAGAAGAACGCCAACGTGATCCTCGCGGCCAACAAGGCCGAAGGGGCGGCAGGCGATGCCGGCGCGATGGAGGCATGGAGCCTTGGTCTCGGCGAGCCGCTGCGGATTTCGGCCGAGCACGGCGAAGGTTTGGACGATCTTTACACCGCCCTGGTGCCGCTGGCGGACGAATTCGCCGAGCGCAATGCCGCCAACGCGCCGGTCACGGATGTGGTCATCGACGAGGAGCTTGAGGAAGGCGACATTCCCGCCTACCAGCCGCCCTCCGCCACGAAACCGCTGCAGCTTGCCGTGATCGGACGCCCGAATGCGGGCAAGTCTACGCTGATCAACAAGATTCTGAACGAAGACCGCCTGCTGACCGGCCCCGAGGCAGGCATCACCCGCGATGCGATCTCGGTCACGGCCGATTTCATGGGCACGCCGATGCGGATCTGGGACACGGCGGGGATGCGCAAGAAGGCGCGCGTCACCGACAAGGTCGAGAAGCTGAGCGTGGCCGATGGGTTGCGCGCCGTGCGCTTCGCCGAGGTGGTCGTGGTGCTGCTCGACGTCAATATTCCGTTCGAGACGCAGGATCTCCGGATCGCCGATTTCGCCGAGACCGAGGGCCGTGCGGTCGTGGTCGCCGCGAACAAGTGGGATCTCGAAGAAGACAAGCCCGAGAAGCTGAAGGAACTGCGCGAAGCGTTCGAACGCCTGCTGCCGCAGCTCAAGGGCGCGCCTCTGGTGACCGTCTCGGCCAAGACCGGCAAGGGGCTCGACCGGCTGCACAATGCGATCCTGAAGGCCCATGAGGTCTGGAACCGCCGCGTGCCGACCGCGAAGCTGAACAACTGGCTGACCGCGATGACCGAGGCGCACCCGCCACCCGCGCCCGGCGGTCGCCGGATCAAGCTGCGCTACATAACCCAGGCGAAGACCCGTCCGCCGGGCTTCGTGGTGAAATCGACCCATACCGACAAGATCCCGGAGAGCTACGAGCGTTACCTGATCAACGGCCTGCGCGAGAGCTTCGACATGCCGGGCACGCCGATCCGCCTCTACATGCGCGATCAGGGCAAGACGAACCCTTACAAGGATCGCAAGAAGTCGATCCCGTCGCGTCTGAAAAAGCACGTCGATGCGAAGAAGCGCTCCGCCCACAAAGAATCGGCGCGTAAAGCGCGCGAGGCGAAGAAGGGCGAGTGA
- the serS gene encoding serine--tRNA ligase yields MHDIRAIRENPEEFDAQLARRGLSPLSREILAMDEARRTAIHAAETAKADQNAASKQVGAAKAKGDEAEFERLRALVAEKKAEVAQMQTEAGELDAKVRDLLMTIPNLPLADVPTGADEDENVEVSRWGTPRAFAFDPKEHFELSAVGGEMDFETAAKLSGSRFVVLKGGVARVHRALAQFMLDLHVDKHGLSENITPVLVRDEAMMGTGQLPKFAEDSYQTTNGWWLIPTAEVTLTNYANGEVMEASALPQRMCAHTNCFRSEAGSAGKDTSGMLRQHQFEKVEMVTLCTPETAIDEHERMTKCAEAVLEALELPYRRIVLCTGDMGFGAQKTYDLEVWLPGQNTYREISSVSTCGTFQARRMNGRYKPEGGGKPEFIATLNGSGLAVGRCLIAVLENGQEEDGSVTLPACLHPYLGGKTRLVDGKLV; encoded by the coding sequence ATGCACGATATCCGCGCAATCCGCGAAAACCCCGAAGAATTCGACGCGCAACTGGCGCGGCGCGGGCTCTCGCCGCTCTCGCGCGAGATTCTCGCAATGGACGAAGCACGCCGCACGGCGATCCACGCAGCCGAGACCGCGAAAGCCGATCAGAACGCCGCGTCGAAGCAGGTCGGCGCCGCGAAAGCGAAGGGCGACGAAGCCGAGTTCGAGCGCCTGCGCGCGCTGGTGGCCGAGAAGAAGGCCGAAGTGGCGCAGATGCAGACCGAGGCGGGCGAGCTTGACGCGAAGGTCCGCGATTTGCTGATGACGATCCCGAACCTGCCGCTGGCCGACGTGCCCACCGGCGCGGACGAGGACGAGAATGTCGAGGTCAGCCGCTGGGGCACGCCGCGCGCGTTCGCCTTCGACCCGAAGGAGCATTTCGAGCTGTCCGCCGTGGGTGGCGAGATGGATTTCGAGACGGCGGCGAAGCTGTCGGGCTCGCGCTTCGTTGTACTCAAGGGCGGAGTCGCCCGCGTCCACCGGGCGCTCGCGCAATTCATGCTCGACCTGCATGTCGACAAACACGGGCTGTCCGAGAACATCACCCCCGTGCTGGTGCGCGACGAGGCGATGATGGGCACCGGCCAACTCCCGAAATTCGCCGAGGACAGCTATCAGACCACCAACGGCTGGTGGCTGATCCCCACCGCCGAGGTCACTCTGACGAACTACGCCAATGGCGAGGTGATGGAGGCCTCCGCCCTGCCCCAGCGCATGTGCGCCCATACCAACTGCTTCCGTTCGGAGGCGGGCTCGGCGGGCAAGGATACTTCGGGCATGCTGCGTCAGCACCAGTTCGAGAAAGTCGAGATGGTCACGCTCTGCACCCCCGAGACCGCCATCGACGAGCACGAGCGCATGACCAAATGCGCCGAGGCGGTGCTGGAGGCGCTGGAACTGCCCTATCGCCGCATCGTGCTCTGCACCGGCGACATGGGGTTCGGCGCGCAGAAAACTTACGATCTCGAGGTCTGGCTTCCGGGGCAGAACACCTATCGCGAGATTTCCTCGGTTTCCACCTGCGGCACCTTCCAGGCGCGGCGGATGAACGGGCGCTACAAGCCCGAAGGCGGCGGCAAGCCCGAGTTCATCGCGACGCTCAACGGCTCGGGCCTCGCGGTCGGGCGCTGCCTGATCGCGGTGCTGGAGAACGGTCAAGAAGAGGACGGCTCGGTCACCCTGCCCGCATGCCTGCACCCTTATCTGGGCGGCAAGACGCGGCTGGTGGACGGGAAACTGGTCTGA
- a CDS encoding efflux RND transporter periplasmic adaptor subunit codes for MTLKLLPLAFAALILPGIALAQDGAITVEPQVVTDWKSVYGQVEAKNTIAARARISGTITALDVTEGDEVKAGQEIGKITDQTLDYQIGAVDAQINALEAQLENAKTELKRGQELQARGVSTSQNVDQLQTQVNVYEGQIAAQKAQRKVYVQQQEFGTVTAPIDGKVVTVPVTKDAVIMGGETIATIGGGGFFLRLSIPERHADTLHTGDTILITDPDGKEIEGKLAKIYPEIEGGRVQADVEVPDLDSRFVGARLLVKLPMGEREALLVPQGYVFNRTGLDFVRVKEEGGTYLRTVVPGVHVTSDGKDMVEVLTGLNAGDTVVPNDEQ; via the coding sequence ATGACGTTGAAGCTTCTGCCATTGGCATTCGCCGCGTTGATCCTGCCGGGAATCGCGCTGGCGCAGGACGGGGCGATCACGGTCGAACCGCAGGTCGTGACCGATTGGAAATCTGTCTATGGGCAGGTCGAGGCGAAGAACACGATCGCGGCGCGTGCACGGATTTCCGGCACGATCACCGCGCTGGACGTGACCGAGGGCGACGAGGTGAAAGCCGGTCAGGAGATCGGCAAGATCACCGACCAGACGCTCGATTATCAGATCGGCGCGGTTGATGCGCAGATCAATGCGCTCGAAGCGCAGTTGGAGAATGCCAAGACCGAGCTCAAGCGCGGGCAGGAATTGCAGGCCCGCGGCGTGTCGACTTCGCAGAATGTCGATCAGTTGCAGACGCAGGTGAATGTCTACGAGGGCCAGATCGCGGCGCAGAAAGCGCAGCGCAAGGTCTATGTGCAGCAGCAGGAATTCGGCACCGTTACGGCGCCGATCGACGGCAAGGTCGTGACCGTTCCGGTCACCAAGGATGCCGTCATCATGGGCGGCGAGACGATCGCGACGATCGGCGGCGGCGGGTTTTTCCTGCGTCTGTCGATCCCCGAGCGCCACGCCGACACGCTGCACACCGGCGACACGATCCTGATCACCGATCCCGACGGGAAGGAGATCGAGGGCAAGCTCGCCAAGATTTACCCCGAGATCGAGGGTGGCCGGGTGCAGGCCGATGTGGAAGTGCCCGATCTGGATTCGCGCTTCGTCGGCGCGCGGCTTCTGGTGAAGCTGCCGATGGGCGAGCGAGAGGCGCTTCTCGTGCCGCAGGGATACGTCTTCAACCGCACGGGGCTCGATTTTGTCCGCGTGAAGGAAGAGGGGGGCACCTATCTGCGTACGGTCGTGCCGGGGGTGCATGTCACGAGCGATGGCAAGGACATGGTCGAAGTTCTTACCGGTCTGAACGCCGGCGACACGGTGGTGCCGAACGATGAGCAATAA